The genomic region gttcaatttatcacaGACAATGCTGCTGCTTGTGTTGCTGCAGGGAGACTTCTGATAGATAAATACCCTTCCATGTTTTTTACACCATGTGTAgcacattgccttgatctaaccctagaggacattggaaaaataGAATGGGTTAAGGTGGCCTTTCAGAAGGCTCACAAGGTTACCAAATTTGTTTATAATCACACGAGGGTTTTGGCTATAATGTGCTCTTTCACAAAAGGCAAGGAGCTAGTTTGACCAGGGgtgacaagatttgcaacatatttccttgCATTACAAACATTATGTGAACAGAAAGGTAATTTGAGGCGAATGTTTGTTTCAGCTGAGTGGATGGAGTCTGGCTTCACAACTCAAGCAAATGGCATAATAGTGGCAGGGTATATGTATTCTACCACCTTTTGGGAATCAATTGAGTAGATTGTAGAATTTTCAGAGCCTTTAGTAAAAGTCTTGAGACTAGTGCAAGGGGAAAAACCCCCCATGGGATAtgtgtatgaggccatggatagggccaaggaggtgatAAGGAGTAAGCTGAAAAATAACAAGGATAGGTATATGCCattgtgggacataattgataggagatgggatgGACAGATGCACACTCCTCTCCATGCTGCAGGATACTTTCTCAATCCTTTGTTATTTTATAAGACTGACTTCTTGGAAATTGATGCTGAGATCAAACGAGGATTCTTCAAGTGCTTGGAAAAAATGTTTCCTGACTTGGAAAAATTTGATGCGGCTACGATAGAGTTGGAAGTGTACAAGCATGCTAAGGGTTTTCTCTCTTCTAGGGCTGCTATACAAAGCAAAAAGACTATTCAACCAGGTAGACTATAAACTTTtaacaatctctttattttgccaaTATGCTCATTAAGCTCGTTAAGATTATAAGATATTATTAGtcttacaatatcatctccatatGATGTGTTTTTCAGCTGCATGGTGGGCTTCTTTTGGAGATGAAATACCAAATTTAAGGTGGATGGCAGTGTGCATCTTGAGCCAACCGTGCAGCTCATCAGCTTGTGAGCGTAATTGGAGTGTTTTTGAACACATACATTCCAAGAAACGCAACCGCCTATCACAACAACGGCTGAATGACTTGGTATTTGTTCATCACAACCTTCGCTTGAAGATAAggaaagctcaaggtgagaatattaatatatagttgcagtttttgaaattctattcactATTCACTATTCGTTGTGTTTTTCACTTGTAAGGGAAACACTAATTTCTACATGGGCAAAATCAGGAACTATTGAGGATGGCTTGCCAATTGACCTCGATGAGATATATCCAGAGTGTGAGTTGATTGCTactgatgatgctgatgatgatgatgatgatgtttatgatgtttatgatgatgatgatgtttatgatgatgatgatgtttatgatgatgatgacGTTGTTGCTGATCGTCCACTTGGgactgaagattttgatatcatgaAGGAAGCCAACTTTGCTCCTCAATGGATTGATCGAATTAGGACAGGCTCTCACCCGGGAGCTTCATCATCAGAACCTCCtgccctctagcatgtcattgcctacatttgatattttggaattttgtacttagtttacaagttgactttgttcaaagtcacaaactatattgtaattgacattttgacatctatcaccatctagatattatttatggtgTAGTATATTTTGTGCAACGTAATCGGTGATATGAATATAAAGAACGAAAATCTATTTCTTGCAATTCATGTGttcaagtgtctattttatttgcctacaatatctctatgctatggagatgccttaatatatatataaaaagtagtttttgattgtttttctacaattttttacgtttttttgtaaatccgattttttcccgattttttgaaaaaaacttatacttttgatttgccgattaattccccaaacgattattgCTTCCTTGGTGGATAGCAATGCTGAGGCATTGGAAACCAAATTTGATCATGCCAAGATGTAATTGAAGTAGTGGGACTGATGGGTCCTACAAATGGCATTGCTTTATCTGTTTTATTCCCactttcacaagactttcatatgTTTTAAAATTTCATTTCAAACTATGTTTTAACTTAATAGATGATATATGACATGTGATGAATaaatatgtttttggattttcatggTTGATATAATGTGATAATGTTATAAATGGTGTTGATGGGAATGAGTGCATGTTCTAGATATTAACATGTAGCTTGAGGATTGACTAATGGCCCACAGCTAAAGCAGAATGTTCCCTTGCAGCCAGTGTGGAAGAAGTTAAGGAGGTGCCAACCGAAACATAACTGTTAAGAGTTCTGCTGACCTTATCTCTGAAGAATAAATGCACTTGGAGGATATGGAAGAAGCTCATAGGATAGTGGATTTATGTTTCATTATGACATTCATTCACTTCTTGCACGTTTCCTATCTTTTTGTTTTACCGATTGAATAAGAGTCCAATTCAGCTTGTGTGACTTTTGTTAGTTTAAGTTGTTGCTTTCAGTATTAGGAGGATAAGTCATCCTCAGTGTTAGGGAGACTTTACAAGTGTACATAGCAATTTCTAAGATGTAATTAACTCGTTGGCTTGAGAATGTGTATAAAGTCTAATTTTGCTATTGTTTGGGAGATCTCTTCCGCATATATGATACAAATTAGATTTTGCTAGATTTCTGATTAGCTAGAGAAGCTACTACTATTCGTTATATaccattgaaaaataaataaaatgatgatTGATTATATTCTGAGTTAAGACTATTGTGTATTCAGAGGTTGCAATCCTCAAGCAAGGACCACTTGAGGTAGTGTAGTCTTCTTTATAGTTAGATTGTTAATTTAGCATTAGTTAAGATTGTTCATTGCTTTAATAAATTAGTTGTTATAATTATTCTTCTTCAGTTAGCTAGCAAAGTCATAACACTGCACTACCTGCAATGACTGCTAAGTCACTTTTCAAATACCCACAGAATCTGCTGTGCAGATAGGTTTTCATTTCAGCATTGTTTTTGTTTCAGTTAATTGTTGAATTCTGTTAGTCCCCTTTACACAATTGATATACAGCTTAGAGAGTCCTTGGCTACACATACAATACCAACATCAACCAAGTATATACATCCCTGGTTGATAATTGAATGAACCCCTCTAGTATAGTAGGTTACTTAATATAGAATATGTTGGTCTGTTAAAAGCATAGATTGAGTTGTCTGCATCAACCTATTGGACTTAGGAGGAGTCAGTCATGGATGATGATTGGTGCCAACGTGGAGAATTATTAAAAATAGATATGCTCTCAAGAACTTCGGAGAACACCCCAGGTTGCCAAAAAATGCTTTTGAAAGTGTCATTGCAATTCAAAACACCAACCAAGCTCAATGCCATtaacaaaaaccaaaaaatattgaacttgtgctctccaagaagtttggagttcTCCCCAACTCACTTGGAAGCTTATGGGAAAACTTGGAAACTATCCAAAATCTCATAGAGTAAAATTGCTAAAAATGGGAACATTACACGAACATAGGCCCCTATTGACAAAGCATGGTGTAGGCAAATGAAGTAAAAAATTAGTGGGATTTGTTAGTTAGTGGAGTGATTACACGTGGTAGCTTTCCATGTACTTCTACCATAGTGGCAGTACCTAAGAAAAATGGTCCCTAGTGCATGTGCATAGACTATTGAGCCTTGAgcaaaataaatatgaaaaatagGTGTCCCTTATCTTGGATTGATGATCTTTTGGATTAGTTGTACCATGT from Cryptomeria japonica chromosome 3, Sugi_1.0, whole genome shotgun sequence harbors:
- the LOC131034299 gene encoding uncharacterized protein LOC131034299 — protein: MGYVYEAMDRAKEVIRSKLKNNKDRYMPLWDIIDRRWDGQMHTPLHAAGYFLNPLLFYKTDFLEIDAEIKRGFFKCLEKMFPDLEKFDAATIELEVYKHAKGFLSSRAAIQSKKTIQPAAWWASFGDEIPNLRWMAVCILSQPCSSSACERNWSVFEHIHSKKRNRLSQQRLNDLVFVHHNLRLKIRKAQGTIEDGLPIDLDEIYPECELIATDDADDDDDDVYDVYDDDDVYDDDDVYDDDDVVADRPLGTEDFDIMKEANFAPQWIDRIRTGSHPGASSSEPPAL